The Papio anubis isolate 15944 chromosome 2, Panubis1.0, whole genome shotgun sequence region tgtgtgtgtgtgtgtgtgtgtgtgtatgttttctgagacagggtctggctctgtcgttcaggctggagtaactggtgcaatctcggctcactgcaatctctgcctcctgggctcaagccattctcccaatTAACTGGtgcaggcacataccaccgtgctcggctaatttttgtatttttagtaaagatgggttttcaccatattgcccaggctggtcttgaattcctgagctcaagccatccctaggattacaggtgtgagccaccatgcccagccctctttttcttttaaccctgcttctcctcctcctcctcctcctccacttcgGTTCCACTGGTCATAGCTAAGTGTGAGTCAGAGTTACTGGGGGGCTTATAAAgacacagattcctgggctccaccCCTAGAATTTATGATTCCATAGGTCCAGGATGTAgcttgagattctgcatttctaacatgttCTCAGGTGCTGCTGCCACTACTGCTAGTCTCAGAAGGACTCAAAGAATTATTGTCCTATatcattcttttccttcctcttctccttccctttccccttttctttcagatCCATATTTCATGTTTCTCAAAATACTTTTCTATTTCCAGAGCAGTATAATACAATAATCTCACTATCTTGGCCTGCTAGATTTGTTTTCCTGGTATTCTTTCACCTCCAATGGGTAAAAGTTAACTTACACTTCCTGTTCAATGTAGTTTAGCatcctgctgacatgtgatgcaGAGATCTCCCCATCCACTTCGGCAATATACGTGTAGAGAAACTGGAAGGTGCTGAACGGGATCCGGGGCGACCCACCATTATGGTCACATGATAAGACCTCACACACTATCTTGAGAGTTTTGGTAATAGTCTATAAAAGTTAGATAAAATGAGGAGAAAGTTACTCTTCCAGGCAGTATTCCTGAGATCCATTGagatacaagaaagaaaacaaaaatattcctcTTATAAAATGAAGTGGGAACAATTTAAGATTCTAGAAAGCTTGAAATTTTTACATTCAAATGTCACTAATTcattctaaaaaaattaagtattgggtatctttatttttttgtttctttgttggaagaCTACTCGaggaattaaatttataaattcctGAGTACTTTAAGATATTTATTACTTTAGCCCGAATAACCTCACTAAAGGAGGGAAGTTGATTTGCTTTCTATATagttagaattattattattaccttccAATCTATAAACGGTTGAGATAAATGGTCTAGCCCATATAATCCAGCAAGATACTTGTGGCAATGACACAGTAGAAAGAAGGGTAATTTCCCCATAAAAATAGAGACCCAGGAAGATACTGGAAAAATGTTCTTGAACATCAAGATAAACATTCCTCTAAAGCATCTGGGCCCATCTAAATAGAGTCACCTAGTGCtttatttaatattacataataCTAACCCTTATATTGTAGGGGAAATATTGGTTGACAATGAGTGCCAGGAATTTTAATAGAGGGGTTACTACAGAAGCAAACCCTCCTTACAATGAAACTTGAACATTAAAGGAGCATGCTCAGAACTAATCTCATGTCGTTAAATAAACCCACCCTTTGAATAAATGATACAAGCGAAAGAGTTGTGAAATGAAGGTCAGCATACAGATCTTGGTGGTTTACTGAAACTGATGATGTACAGATCATCCTGACACACCCTTCCAGGGATCAGTGAATGATCAGTCCTGAGTCCTTAGGGGGAGTGAAAAAGCAGCTGCTTCTTCCCACATGATTAGTAGCGGAAACTTGTCCTGCCTTAGCAGTTGATGTTTGCTGTTCTTCTCTCATCCTCTCCCAGAACAGAATGATTGCCTAGATGGGGCTTCTCTAACTGTGGTGTGTGTTACCCAGGAGTGTAATCTATGTCAGGAGGTACTAGGGTTTGTGTTATCCAGGAGTGTAATCTATGTCAGGAGGTACTGAGGTACTGAGGATGTGAATAAACTCTTCCTTGAGTGATAGTTTGACTTGATGGCAAGtaatttaaacataatttgtaataactattaattttaattgagttaatatttaaaatttgtttctttacatttaataagcattgttattttctgaaacaaaattttcaataaaCCACACAATATCAAAAAAAACTGAGTTTGAGGCAGGccaccttcctttcctctcccctgcCCGTGGGGATCCTCTCATGGAAATCGCTGTGAAACACTGCATCTTCTAGGCACTTCCACTTAATTCAGAGCGGGTGGGAGGGCAGGCATGGCTAACTAGTATACATGAGGCTGTCTGGGAGGATGGTAAGTCATGCATGTGAGTAAGAGAATGGTTTGGGGTAGATTTGCGAGCACACTCTGAACTTTATAATTTCCACCCACAGCTCACCCGTTTCtgtaaaaaagcaaacaagcaaacaaaaacaaccctcTGCACCCCTAAtgctttgttctgttgccctCTCCCATGGGGTGCTGGTATGGGCTGAATTgttccccctaaaattcatatgtcgaAGCCTTAACCCCAGAACTGGAGAATGCGATTCCGTTTGAACATATGACCTTCAAAAAgataagttaaaatgaagtcagtAGGGTGTCTCTATAAGAACAGGAGTTAGGACATAAAGCGAGAGCCACCAGACATGCAGGCACAGAGGGACACAGTTCGAGAAGCTGGCCATTtttaagagaaggagaaacacCTCAGAACAAAGCAATCCTGCTGACAGCTTGTTCCCAGAACCTCTgtcctccagaactgagagacaacaaatttctgttgttcaagccacCAAGTCATGGCAGCCCTAACAAACTAACATAGGGGCTTTCAGCCTTACGCATCATCTTTTATTGATTATTCAAACAACAAACCTTCAAATTCTATTGCCTCATaagatttttaagtatttttaaagatttaataaatggatgagtggataaataactCTTTGGACTGGAGCTATTTGGTAAACTGACATAAATCTAAAGTAAACAGATCTTCATTCTCTTGCACAATATTTTTTTGGGATCTGCTTCACAGACATAATCTTTAAGCATCTTGCGAGCTTCATTTTCAAAGTTAGAGGTGAAAGCCTTGAAATGTAAATCGTTTGCTAACAAAATATGTCATTCCTTCCAGTGAACATGATTATTTTCTACATACgtgatctccttctttttttaataatcagTTCAGTGGAACAGGAGGTGGCATAGGCCAGTCCAGAAGAAGGAGTACTGAAGGGAGGAGGAATGCAGGTCTGCATGCCATCGCATTCTGAATAATGTGTATTAGACGCAGAGAGCTCAAGATGGAGTAAATGTACCTATTACCTACTGGAGTAAAAATTCTTGTTACTAGACTTTTCTACAAGGAACAAACTGGCTTTTCTGAATGGCATAGAGATCCTGTCTTGCTGTTGAATttgcaaaggaaagagaaattctgGGCTTGCCTCTAAGGATATATGAATTAACTAGGATGCAAGGTCTCCACCAGATGGTAACCCCTGACTTAGTCtcagctataacaaaataccttagactgggtaatttataaacaacataaatttttgctcacagttttggagtctgggaagtccaagaccaaggacCCAACAGATTTGctctctggtgagggcctgttcttCATGAATGATGCTTTCTATGTGTCCTCAGTTGGTGGAGGGGCAACTTTTATAacggcactaatcccattcatgagggctccaaccTCGTGACCCAATCAACTCCCAGAGGCCCTACTTTTAAGGCCATCATCTTGGAAGTTGAGGTTTCAATTTacgaattttgggaggacacaaacattcacaccGTATCACTGACCAGCCCCACATTTAAGATCCCAGAAACAGTCCAGCATGATAGAAATGAATATAAGGGTATTGATTACTGGTTTCATAGGGCACCCCTTATTTACAGACTTAACCTCCAGGCTGACTTTACCTCTAGGGGTTCTTTGACATGGGGATGATGCAGAACAAAATCAGATATGTCAAGGCCTCTTAGAATTGGAGGAGCTCACTGTTATTCAGAGGTAGGCCTGAGGGTGTCTCAGAGGAAGCAGAGAAGTGGGGATAGAATCACAGGATGTCAGAGGTAGATGAACCTCATGGAACATTGAATCCCACCTCCTTGTTTTAGAAGGGAAGTAGAAAGATCCAACTCACCTCGTGGTTTCCCCTCTCCAGTTTGGGAGGCAGATACATCAGAGGAAACTTCGCATCTACACAGTGGGCTAAGTAGAGGGAGGGTTGGAATTTGACTTTCCAAAGTCACTCTTTGTTACTCTGAGGTATGGGGATGTGGGAAGGGCTCAGACACATCACACACTGGTGAGGGGCTGTGAAGTAGACCACCAGAGCCAGGGAGCAGATAGGATGGCCTGGCAGAAACTCAAGGAGGCCCTCGACACCATCGAGAACTGAAATGAGCCGGTCAGGGAGGCATTGTCAGCCTTTCACCAGTCTGGGAGAGACAAGACCAAAAACTTAAGCTGCAAGCAGCTAGCGACTAGACAGACAGGCATTGCCATGGAGACCAGAGATGCCAGAGAAGACTGAGGGCTGTGGGAAACCCTTCACTTGACTGCTCTGTGGTCCTAGAGTCACTTCTTTCCGTCTACATTCAACTGCCATCTTGGAGAAGAGAGCGTGGTGAGGAAAAACCTGAGATACTGGGAAATTTATCTTTAGGCTGTTTCACTTACCACATCAGACTAAAATTTCAGGATTggattgaatttatttattttcttatttgacccTTTGTGGGTGGGATAGACCAAGAAGATCCGAATTAACtacagataaaattttaaaggtaCATTTTCACCCCAAAATGTCTCAAAATGTGGTGTGAAAAAATCTGTAACCCTatgagaatttaataaaatatgtccaTTTTTTATCTTCCCATTTGTGATTTTCCCCAGTCTTGATTGACAACTCATAGGCCTCTGCTGcttacttttctttcctccttggaGGATAGTGATTTATTCAGTAATAAATTctataaaggaaaatgaagaaaaaaagagccaCAAATGTCCTCTTGTTTGCTTCTCTCTAAAGAAGTGATTATGATGAAGGCTGTAGGGGAACCTATAGGAAAAGTTGGACTACAATATTTCCACtaaattttctcagaaataaaactgtcaaatATGTATTCCAAGCATATTTGAGAAGAACAAGATTATGTTTAGATATGCTGAATGATTCAGACTACCTTTTCATACCATTCGGTTTTGGCAGACGcaattattttctcaataattttcAAACTTGTATGTATCTCagggattcttttaaaaaaacatgtttttgattcattttaagttattttaacaatgtttaacAATGTAAGTCCAATATAAGATACCCAAGCTTTAAATATCTATACATATAAACTGCTTTCAGCATCTTTGGCTTCAAAACAGTAAAATTGCTTTTCCAATATCAAACAAGTCAAATTTGGAAAAGGCATAAATCTGTATGAACATCCTGCATCCATGGAGATGTCATGACTAAATTCAGAAAcagcctcatctctctctcttttttttttttttttttgctttcttatgtCTGAGTTTCGCATCCAATTCTGTTTATTACATAGTTTTCTATAAGATTGTACCCCCTTTAAAAAGTGTCTATTGATATATATTCTAGGTGTCTGGAAGTCTTTTTCTGCAGCCGGCTCTTGGCTGTCTCTGGGAATGTGAATGGAGGGAGTGGAATGAAAATAAATCTGAGGGCAATATTCATAAATAATCCAAGAGCTACACTGTAGTCAACTCTCCCCAGAGCCTGACGATGGTgtctccctctgcccctcccagcccctgcctctgcctgaCGAGCACAGAAATGACTTTGCTTTAGAGAGGAGAAGGCCAAGGCGAGAAGAGGCATGTTTATCATCAGCCCTGGAGAGTTGACCACGTGTATAGATCCACTGCCCTTCCAGGCCCGGAGGGAGATTGCCCCCTCAGGAACCAAACAGTCAAGCTAACTTACAACTCCCAGAGCGCTGCAAGCAAGGGCTAAAAACTTCAGCCACTCGATCTCCTCCGTGAAGCGACCCACGTTCATCACACTATTAAACAGATCTGCTGGAAGATTCACCACTTTCCACATCTGGGCCAGCTCCTCTGCATGGACGATCAGTCTCCCAGCAACCTGCAGGGCAGGGGACAGACACAACACAGAGAAGTTGAGACAAGGCCCTGAGAaacaccccacccccaggccagGTCCACATCTCCCAGCACATGGCAAGGGGCGGGAGGGGGTGTTAGGAAGGTACAAGATGGCTCTGTGTGGCAGTTATTTTCGCAAATCCTAGTGAAGAGCAtgctgaaatataatttattaattgttAAACTTCAGATGTCAGAATTATGCAAAAGATATACattcatattacattttaatttcggTGATGCTTTTATCTGCTATTGTATTCCTAAATTGTTTTATTCCTTATATGACAGATAGAACAGCCTGAAAACAAAACCAGGGGGTAGATGGCTTACCTGCGACCACTAATTAAtggtaaaattaaaacaagacatAGGTCTCTTTCTTCCAGATTGCACTGAGTTCTTAGCTCTAGACCTCAAGCGCATCCCTCATGCTTTCCCTGGAATGATGTGGGGTATGTGGCTGACCCACGGGGATTTGGTCTGGACGCCTGATGTTGCTTGATCCCAGGTACATTAGAGCTCTGTCATGTTCACTGCACAAAGTACTTGGTGGATAAAAGGAGGGAAGGTGACCGCTTGTTGGCCACCGATGCAACAAGAGCACAGATGCCCCTGATGAAGTGCTCCACCACCTTTCCTGACCCTCTGATTCCAGTGAAATGCTAAGCCTCTGGGACCAAGGTAGTTAGCCGCACCAGTCCTAAATCACCCCTAACCTCTCTGTCCTGGATCATAAAGCAGGGTATGGCGGTGCTCAACCGTATTTCCTGGGAATTGGCCAAACCACAAACTTTCTCAAACCAGACCCTCCTCATGCATTCATTCTCCAGGCAGCTCCCAGGATGATGTGGCTGTGAAGAGGCTCACAGCCTCTCCCTAAAAGCTAAAAGCTATGTCTGGACCTGGGATAGCTGGGGAGCTAAAATATGCCCTTCCCCAAACTGTGATTGGCATCATATTATGGTCTTGATCAGTAAGGGAGACACTGTCGAGTGACTGAGGACCTGCACTTTTCTGGAGAGACGAGATTAGCATTGCATTGAGCCCCTGTACATTCTGCCAGCTTCAGGGAAACCTGGGATGACCCCACCAATGACTCAGCCTACAGCCTATTTCAAAATTATTCCCATTTCCCCAAGGGAAGATTTACTTTCAGTCCACGGTTTACTGTATTTTAGGGTGGTGCTAAGTGGTCAGCTGACTGGCAAGAGAACAGAGGGCTTTCATCTGTACCCACCCAGCCTCAACACTGTCCCTACCTTCCCCTCAATGCTGCAGCAGGGCCCTTACCTGAGAATGCAGGACCTTTAACAGCTCAGGTGTTAGCTCTGTCCAGTTACACAAAGCAGCTTGCTCAGACCGCTCTCTCACCGGAGGCATCTCTCTACATAGGGCCTCAAAATAACTACAAGAAAAAAGTCAGAGAGTAGGAGGAGCATCCTATATCCAGTGACCTCTGGCTGTTCTAGCAATCCTTCCCCCTTTTTCTGAGGGAAGGAGGTAGAGAAAGGAACCTTTGTGAAGTGGCTTCTATGTGTCATTGTGTTTAGTTCACTTACATATGGGAAAAACCTGAATGTGTTACTCTCCACTTAGGGCACAGAGAATGCTTAGAGAATACAaaactttgttcttctctaaGGATGAGGAAGAACCAAGAAAAGTTTGGGTATGCAATTCCCTGGAGCATATTGGGTTCAGGTTTCCTTTTCCAGTCATCTCTGAATGTTTTATACACGCAGATGTAtattacacatgtatatacaatCTTGGGAAGAGAAGTTGGAAGAGAActaaaaagaaaggggaagacaGCACAGGAATGGTGACTAGGGCCTGTAATCCAGcgactccagaggctaaggctggaagagcacttgagcccaggagtttgaggctgcagtgaactataattgtgccaccacactccagactgggtgacagagtgagacccccatctctgaagaaacaaaaaaggagggaaggggaagagatggAAGTGTCCTGGGGTGAATCAGGAAGGGTTTCTGGCCAGAGGTAATGAGGCTTGGAGCTtcaagagggaagggagagagggttGTCAGGGCACCGTGCAAGGCTCAGGAGAGAAGACAAGCCAAAGAAGGTTTGAGACAATCTGAAGCTATATGATGACTgtgaaataaaactgtttatCCATCTTCCTTCAAAATTTTCAGTAAAATCTGCCTGCTCCTCAATATTTTGTGGAGTGGACTTTGTTTTGGGGCACTGTGGAACAAGTACTGAGTTCTGTTTCAGGATTGGCATAAGATGAAAAGAGGCTGCCTGCAGCAGGGAATGGACATGAGCCGCTGACATGTGGGTCACCAATGCTGTATGGCAGCGTCTGTCTCCATCAAAGCCTGGTTATTGACAATCCATGAGCCACAAATTTCTGTCCCTCCCTGCTTTTTTCCCTCCATTACTTCCTCCAGATCCAGGttgtatgtaaataaatatagagGGAATTTAGTAAAAGTCCATTTTAGGGTCAAGCCATACAATGATGGGCTAACCATTGCCTGTCTATGAGCCACATAGCCAGGCAGAGCTAAAGCTACATGGACTAAAGCAGTAACTGCCAGTCACCCCGTGGAGGTCATCAGCAGGAAGGGCAGAAGAAATACGTTAAGGCCACATTTAACAACGTGCATGAGAAATCTCTGCACACAGATCAGtgttggggtgggtggggtgtgGGTGCAATGTGACAGCAGGAGCGGGGTGTGGCCTCAGGCTTTATAACCGGACTTGGGTGGTATAAATGGGAGGGACAGAGACACACAGCACCTCATTCTACAGAAGTGCTGCCCAGGTAGGGTAACACTCAGCACCAACATCTCTGGACTTCTTGTGGAATTGGTTAGACAACATGGAAATAAAGCTGTAATCATGGATTTCGTTCTTTGGGGTATTGAGCTTCATTTGCAAGTGATCAGGTCCATGGTTATACACATAGATTGCAAATTTGTGTTGTAACACATGCCTACCAGAGGACAAATAAGTATATGTCCTGCCGATGCCTGGTAAGAGGTTTCTTCGTTGACAACATATATGTAGTGAAATTCTTACTTGCAATggattaaatatgtattttgtcttGGAAATACTTCGTAGAGTTTTATTCTCTAAAATGGTACAGGTTTTAAGTAAGTCACATACAACCATCTGAACGGTGCTTTTCGCGTCTGGATAGAAAGGAGGGGGCTCTTAGGTCATGCCCTCCTTTGTCATTGTGGTTAAACTACAAACTAAGTTTTCATGGATGTCTAAAAAATTATAGCACGTGATACAATATGAGAGCGAGCAGGCTACAATAGTGACTGCCTTCTTCCATAAATGTCAGGGACAATACTAAGCAATGTCATTTTGCTTATTATAAAACAGCAGCACAAGGACAATAAAATGGGTTTGAAACGAATGTATAAGATAAAGTCTGTCTATCTGACTATGCCAAAATAAATTAGTCTTCTGATGCTAAAGTTCAATCTTAGAggcaatatataaaatttagaatggaaaactaaacaggGCTCATTACTAGGCGAAGCAACCGCCATTTAGGTTTCTTTTTATGAGCACCCCTGGCCTATTTTCCTTCCAGTTGTAAAAGCTGCATCCTAATCCAGCCCGGGAGCACAGCACTGGCCCAGAGACTCCGAAAGGCCCCTCTTAGATGACATTTTGTGTCTTCTCAAAGGTGTCCACACTCTCCCCACCATCTGCGCAGTACACCCGCTCACAACCTCAGGCTGAGGACATCTTCCCTTCCCCAACTCACTGGCTGTCTCTCAACAGCCTCTCTCACTCTCCCCTTCCTACTGAAACCCTCCTAAGCAGGGAatcataaaacagtaaaaatagcCTGAAAATGGTCCGAGAGGTCTAGTTATCCTCCAGCTCCTGTCTCAAGTCCTGGTTCCCCAGTTTCAAGCAGGCAAGTTTGTCTAAGGAGCAATTTCATAGCTGAGAGGCTTTCTGTGCAAAGCTGCTTCAATCCCGGCCCGCAGCGATTGTTGTGTAAGCTCCATCTACTGAGCAGCCTCTGGAGGTCTCTCCTGAAAGAAGGTCCCGCGTGTTTGAGGCACACTGTTTTCAGCCATGCCTGAGGACCCCATCACTCTGCTTGGCCTTTCTCCAGAATGCAATGGGTACTGTGTGGACATCTTTATGTTGGCAGAACAAATCAGTTCAGAGAAACactaaagaaaataacaatttccTCAAAGACAAGATACAAAGCGTCTTTGGTTGGGTCCAAGTAAGAGTTTTAACACAGGGGATGAAGTGTCTCCTTAAAGGGGTGAACTAGCTGGACTGGTCCCGCCCCATCCACCCAGGGCTGTCGCGTCCCTCCCCCGGCTGCACTGCTGCCATCTAGTGGTGAGACAGGAGAACGAAGAAAGGCAGATTAAGCTTCGGAGATTCCCAGCCCTTCTTTCCACCGGGACTGGGAAAAGGAGAACAGGGAGGAGGTGGGTGCGCATACGCTGGTGTGACGCGGTCACTTAACTCTTGCTGCTTGCCCCAGGACACGGTCGATTGACCTGGCGTCCTACTGCTCAATCTGGCTCGCTTAGGGGAGGCATCCCATCCTCACCCAGCTAGATGTAATATTTATGTGTGGATT contains the following coding sequences:
- the LOC116268603 gene encoding ropporin-1-like, translating into MAQTDKPTCIPPELPKMLKEFAKAAIRSQPQDLIQWAADYFEALCREMPPVRERSEQAALCNWTELTPELLKVLHSQVAGRLIVHAEELAQMWKVVNLPADLFNSVMNVGRFTEEIEWLKFLALACSALGVTITKTLKIVCEVLSCDHNGGSPRIPFSTFQFLYTYIAEVDGEISASHVSRMLNYIEQEVIGPDGIITVNDFTQNPRVRLE